From Oryza sativa Japonica Group chromosome 4, ASM3414082v1, one genomic window encodes:
- the LOC112938628 gene encoding uncharacterized protein, with protein sequence MGCKRRARVSRDGDGGGGGEEEPAPAAAESKSLYEVAPGGADGGASPDSLRNTPSNIARLEDAIEHCAARRKYLARTKSPSDGEDVRCSTDRDNGKKGTTSGSA encoded by the exons ATGGGCTGCAAGAGGAGGGCTAGGGTTtcccgcgacggcgacggcggcggcggcggcgaggaggagcccgcgccggccgccgcagagAGCAAGAGCCTCTACGAG GTGGCCCCCGGAGGCGCGGATGGCGGCGCGTCGCCGGACTCGCTGCGGAACACGCCCTCCAACATCGCCAGGCTGGAGGACGCCATCGAGCACTGCGCCGCGCGCCGCAAGTACCTCGCCCGCACCAAGAGCCCCTCCGACGGCGAGGATGTCCGCTG TTCCACAGACAGAGATAATGGGAAAAAGGGGACTACTTCCGGTTCAGCATGA